In Pseudomonas sp. MTM4, one genomic interval encodes:
- the treZ gene encoding malto-oligosyltrehalose trehalohydrolase: MQNRPARDGRHGPVLLDASRIRFRLWAPDAQRVSLVMVGGDTLPMQEGEDGWYSIEANATAGSQYSFLIDDELTVPDPASRAQSADIHDPSVVVDPDAYQWRNRDWQGRPWHETVLYELHVSAYGGYAQIEQRLPALAELGVTAIELMPLAEFPGDRNWGYDGVLLYAPEASYGTPEQLKHLIDTAHGLGLMVFIDVVYNHFGPDGNYLHRYAKHFFRHDQQTPWGDAIDFRRREVRDFFIDNALMWLMEYRFDGLRMDAVHAIPDRTFLTELAERVRAETEPGRHVHLVLENEDNRASLLTQGFTAQWDDDGHNVLHTLLTGESQGYYAEYHQDSTDKLVRFLGEGFIYQGQQNRRGESRGEPSGHLSPTSFVLFLQNHDQTGNRAFGDRLISLTDPDALKAATTILLLSPMIPLLFMGEEWGAREPFLFFTSHHGELADAVREGRRGEFAEFSEFADEQTRARIPDPNAVETFEASKPDFSKRDQPEHAEWLALYRQLLQIRHREIMPRLEGSRFLGAQALGEAVALARWRLGDGSELRLELNLSDRDVELTPPAAAARLLHASRSIDTSNPGTLPARSARMYLETADER, translated from the coding sequence ATGCAAAACAGGCCAGCCCGTGACGGGCGACACGGACCGGTGCTACTCGACGCTTCGCGTATCCGGTTCAGGCTCTGGGCACCCGACGCGCAACGCGTCAGCCTGGTGATGGTCGGCGGCGATACGCTGCCCATGCAGGAAGGCGAAGACGGTTGGTACAGCATCGAGGCGAACGCAACCGCCGGCTCGCAATACAGCTTTCTGATCGACGACGAGCTGACGGTGCCCGACCCCGCGTCGCGCGCGCAGTCAGCGGATATCCACGACCCCAGCGTCGTGGTCGATCCCGATGCCTATCAGTGGCGCAACCGTGACTGGCAGGGTCGGCCGTGGCACGAAACCGTGCTCTATGAATTGCACGTGTCCGCATACGGCGGCTACGCGCAGATCGAGCAGCGCCTTCCTGCCCTTGCCGAACTGGGCGTCACCGCCATCGAACTGATGCCGCTCGCCGAATTTCCCGGTGATCGCAACTGGGGCTACGACGGCGTTCTGCTCTATGCACCCGAGGCGTCCTACGGCACGCCCGAGCAGCTCAAGCACCTAATCGACACGGCCCACGGTCTGGGTCTGATGGTCTTTATCGATGTGGTCTACAACCACTTCGGGCCGGACGGCAATTATCTGCACCGCTACGCCAAACATTTCTTCCGCCACGATCAGCAGACGCCCTGGGGAGACGCCATCGATTTCCGCCGCCGTGAAGTGCGCGATTTCTTCATCGATAACGCGCTGATGTGGCTGATGGAATACCGCTTCGATGGCCTGCGCATGGATGCCGTCCATGCCATTCCGGATCGCACCTTCCTCACCGAACTCGCCGAGCGGGTGCGCGCCGAAACGGAGCCCGGCCGTCATGTACATCTGGTGCTGGAGAACGAAGACAACCGCGCCAGCCTGCTTACGCAAGGCTTCACTGCCCAGTGGGATGACGACGGGCACAACGTGCTGCATACGCTGCTGACCGGGGAAAGCCAGGGTTACTACGCGGAATACCATCAGGACTCGACCGACAAACTGGTGCGTTTCCTCGGAGAAGGCTTTATCTATCAGGGCCAGCAGAACCGTCGCGGTGAATCCCGTGGCGAGCCCAGTGGCCATCTTTCCCCGACGTCGTTCGTGCTGTTCCTGCAGAACCATGACCAGACCGGCAACCGTGCCTTCGGCGACCGGCTGATCAGCCTTACCGATCCCGATGCCTTGAAGGCGGCGACCACCATCCTGCTGCTATCACCGATGATTCCGCTGCTGTTCATGGGCGAGGAATGGGGCGCGCGCGAACCTTTCCTGTTTTTCACCAGCCACCACGGCGAACTGGCTGATGCCGTTCGGGAAGGCCGCCGCGGCGAATTCGCCGAGTTTTCCGAGTTCGCCGACGAGCAGACCCGCGCGCGCATCCCGGACCCGAACGCAGTGGAGACGTTCGAGGCGTCCAAACCTGACTTCAGCAAGCGAGATCAGCCGGAACATGCCGAGTGGCTGGCGCTGTATCGCCAACTGTTGCAAATCCGCCATCGCGAAATCATGCCGCGCCTCGAAGGCTCGCGGTTCCTCGGCGCGCAAGCGCTTGGAGAGGCAGTCGCCCTCGCCCGCTGGCGTCTGGGTGACGGTAGCGAACTGCGCCTGGAATTGAATCTCAGCGACCGCGACGTTGAGCTGACTCCGCCCGCTGCCGCGGCGCGCCTGCTGCATGCCAGCCGTAGCATCGATACGTCCAATCCCGGCACGCTGCCCGCGCGCTCCGCCAGGATGTATTTGGAGACTGCAGATGAGCGATGA
- the malQ gene encoding 4-alpha-glucanotransferase, translating to MSDERLNRLAEAAGLSINWVDADGRDQRVNPDVLRAVLNGLGLAAGSDEEIESSLKKLDAINDGANLPPLLTLDQGAALELGQYCKPSTPYRLELEDGSLHDGTLDGQARLAAIDTPGYHQLEIAGQRLTIAVAPHACPSVEDVAGPNAWGLTAQLYGLRRPGDGGLGDTLALETLVRNAAAHGASALGISPIHAMFPGNSGQYSPYSPSSRLFYNILHSAPEAVLGEKPVRIAVETCGLGEELQRLEQLELIDWNAVSRTRQCLLRALYDDFCTGGNAQQADFDSFREAGGEALENHCRFEALHATLLSPDGHPQHWRDWPEQYRTPQSPGVEQFAQEHANEVSYYAFCQWLIARGLERAQTAAQSAGMKIGLISDLAVGADGGGSQAWSRQDEVLAALSVGAPPDIINRQGQSWGISAFSPWGLKAHGYRAFIEMVRANLAHAGGMRIDHVMGLMRLWVMPSGAGPAEGAYLNYPFDDLLRLLSLEAWRRNAVILGEDLGTVPEGLREKLAARNLLAMRVLFFERDHNGNFKPPMQWPRSALATSTTHDLPTINGWWQGHDIDWRIQVGQHQEHERPAQLEERERERAGLLRLLCEYAPDVEGDLSDPQVLADACAAFLGRTPAPLVLFSVEDALCLLEQPNMPGTTDAHPNWRRRYPGDSATLLDEPACTRRLNILAEARKQNIGSDHR from the coding sequence ATGAGCGATGAACGACTGAACCGATTGGCCGAGGCAGCCGGCCTGTCCATCAATTGGGTAGACGCCGACGGCCGCGATCAACGGGTAAACCCTGATGTGCTGCGCGCCGTGCTCAACGGATTAGGACTAGCGGCCGGTAGCGATGAAGAAATCGAGAGCAGCCTGAAAAAGCTCGATGCTATCAATGACGGCGCCAACTTGCCGCCCTTGCTCACCCTGGATCAGGGGGCCGCACTGGAGCTGGGCCAATACTGCAAACCGTCCACGCCCTACCGCCTGGAATTGGAAGACGGCAGCCTGCATGACGGAACGCTGGATGGTCAGGCCCGCCTGGCCGCGATCGACACGCCTGGCTACCACCAACTGGAAATCGCCGGCCAACGACTGACTATCGCGGTGGCGCCGCATGCCTGCCCCAGTGTCGAAGACGTCGCCGGCCCCAACGCTTGGGGGCTTACTGCTCAGCTGTACGGCCTACGCCGCCCCGGCGATGGTGGGCTGGGCGATACCCTGGCGCTGGAAACCCTGGTGCGTAACGCCGCCGCGCATGGCGCTTCAGCGCTGGGCATCAGCCCGATCCATGCGATGTTCCCGGGCAATAGTGGTCAGTACAGCCCGTATTCACCCTCCAGCCGGCTGTTCTACAACATTCTGCATAGCGCACCGGAAGCGGTGCTCGGTGAGAAGCCCGTGCGGATCGCCGTCGAAACCTGCGGCCTGGGCGAAGAACTGCAGCGTCTGGAACAACTCGAGCTGATCGACTGGAACGCTGTGTCCAGGACCCGTCAGTGCCTGCTCCGTGCGCTTTACGACGATTTCTGCACGGGCGGAAATGCCCAGCAGGCCGACTTCGATAGTTTCCGCGAAGCAGGCGGCGAGGCGCTGGAGAACCATTGTCGATTCGAGGCCCTGCACGCAACGCTGCTCAGTCCCGACGGACATCCGCAACACTGGCGCGACTGGCCGGAGCAGTACCGCACCCCACAGAGCCCTGGTGTCGAGCAATTTGCCCAGGAACACGCCAACGAGGTGAGCTATTACGCCTTCTGCCAGTGGCTGATCGCGCGCGGGCTGGAGCGTGCGCAGACCGCAGCGCAGAGCGCCGGGATGAAGATCGGCCTGATCAGCGATCTGGCCGTCGGCGCCGATGGCGGCGGCAGTCAGGCCTGGAGCCGGCAGGACGAAGTACTGGCCGCACTGAGCGTCGGCGCGCCGCCGGACATCATCAATCGCCAGGGTCAGAGCTGGGGCATTTCCGCATTTTCGCCCTGGGGTCTGAAGGCCCACGGTTATCGCGCCTTCATCGAGATGGTGCGCGCCAACCTGGCGCACGCCGGCGGCATGCGCATCGATCACGTGATGGGCCTGATGCGTCTGTGGGTGATGCCCTCCGGCGCAGGGCCTGCTGAAGGCGCCTATCTGAATTACCCGTTCGACGACTTGCTGCGGCTGCTCTCGCTGGAAGCCTGGCGGCGCAATGCGGTGATCCTCGGCGAGGACTTGGGCACCGTACCGGAGGGGCTGCGCGAGAAACTGGCGGCGCGCAACCTGCTGGCCATGCGCGTGCTGTTCTTCGAGCGCGACCATAACGGCAACTTCAAACCACCGATGCAGTGGCCGCGCAGTGCGCTGGCCACCTCCACCACCCACGACCTGCCAACCATCAACGGCTGGTGGCAAGGCCACGACATCGATTGGCGCATCCAGGTTGGCCAGCACCAGGAGCATGAACGGCCGGCGCAACTGGAAGAACGCGAGCGCGAACGGGCCGGCCTGCTTCGTCTGTTGTGCGAGTACGCGCCGGATGTCGAAGGCGATCTTAGCGACCCGCAAGTGCTGGCCGACGCTTGCGCGGCCTTCCTCGGACGCACGCCAGCGCCGCTGGTGTTGTTTTCGGTCGAGGATGCGCTGTGCCTGCTGGAACAGCCGAACATGCCAGGCACCACCGACGCCCACCCCAACTGGCGTCGCCGCTACCCCGGCGACAGCGCCACGCTGCTCGACGAGCCGGCATGCACGCGTCGCCTGAACATCCTTGCTGAAGCCCGTAAGCAGAACATTGGAAGCGATCATCGATGA
- a CDS encoding malto-oligosyltrehalose synthase — MKDLSATLRLQFHRDFTLDDATALVDYFADLGISHLYASPLLTARPGSMHGYDVIDPTRINPELGGEPALRRLVDALRAKGMGLILDIVSNHMAVGGAGNPWWLDVLEWGRRSPYAQFFDIQWNSPDPLLEGQLLVPFLGCDYGEALQDGKIPLRLDVENGAFHAEHYEHRFPITPPSYGEILRLTDNPELRALAQHFDALKTEPAPYQTARQLRADLAQLLKDSALRQTLEDALRHYDSTTEEGFKRLHGLLERQNYRLASWRTAGDDINWRRFFDINELGGLRVERPVVFEETHAKIFELLAEGLVDGLRIDHIDGLANPRGYCRRLRRRVDRLNAARPVEAAQDHVPIYVEKILAEGERLHDDWGVDGTTGYEFMNQISLLQHDPAGKAVLCGLWSETAERPADFMEEVRQARQLVLTGPLAGDFEAVAQALLQVARYDVMTRDITLGAIRRALLELIVHFPVYRTYVGARGRREADEPFFQQALAGARTTLGEADWPLLDLLDRWLGGESLRALPPGPARRIRRYACTRFQQLTSPAAAKAVEDTACYRSGALLSRNDVGFDPQTFSAPVQAFHAACLERAEHFPRNLLTTATHDHKRGEDTRARMTVISERAEWFAAKVRHWRQLAYGQRQELADGPAPSAGDEMLLFQILLGCWPLDLNADDKPAMEAFCERIIKWQEKAVREAKLRSTWTDPNSDYESACQHYLRALLLGEECRTLRNEIAEAALELAPAGALNSLTQALLRMTTPGVPDLYQGADYWDFSLVDPDNRRPVDFDRRRATFDLQAQPAELLASWQDGRIKQWLIGRTLGLRRSQPRLFNEGRHLPLHVEGEHADQLIAFARELDGNWLIVVAARLASSLLADSQTPQIPAERWGDTRVRLPDALSGHALERLFDGKTVTPKQAALSATEVLQQLPVAVLQVTISSTGESER, encoded by the coding sequence ATGAAAGACCTGAGCGCCACCCTGCGATTGCAATTTCATCGGGACTTCACCTTGGACGATGCGACCGCTCTGGTCGATTACTTCGCCGACCTCGGTATCAGCCACCTCTACGCATCGCCCCTGTTGACGGCGCGGCCCGGCTCGATGCACGGCTACGATGTCATCGACCCGACCCGCATCAATCCTGAACTTGGCGGCGAGCCGGCCCTGCGCCGTCTGGTCGACGCGCTACGCGCCAAAGGCATGGGGCTGATCCTCGATATCGTCTCCAACCACATGGCCGTTGGCGGCGCGGGCAATCCTTGGTGGTTGGACGTGCTCGAATGGGGCCGCCGCAGCCCTTATGCACAGTTCTTCGATATCCAATGGAATTCGCCCGATCCCTTGCTCGAAGGCCAACTGCTGGTCCCCTTCCTGGGCTGCGACTATGGCGAGGCCCTGCAGGACGGCAAGATTCCGCTGCGGCTGGATGTGGAAAACGGCGCCTTCCATGCCGAACACTACGAGCACCGCTTCCCTATTACGCCACCCAGCTACGGCGAGATCCTACGGCTGACCGATAACCCGGAGCTGCGCGCCCTGGCGCAACATTTCGATGCGCTTAAAACCGAGCCGGCGCCTTATCAGACTGCTCGTCAGCTGCGCGCCGATTTGGCGCAGTTACTGAAAGACAGCGCACTACGGCAAACCCTCGAAGACGCGCTCAGACACTACGACTCGACCACCGAGGAAGGCTTCAAACGTCTTCACGGACTGCTCGAACGGCAGAACTACCGCCTCGCCAGCTGGCGTACCGCAGGCGACGACATCAACTGGCGGCGTTTCTTCGATATCAACGAGCTGGGCGGCCTGCGTGTCGAGCGGCCGGTGGTGTTCGAGGAAACCCACGCAAAGATCTTCGAATTGCTCGCCGAAGGGTTGGTAGATGGTTTGCGCATCGATCACATCGACGGGCTGGCCAATCCGCGTGGTTATTGCCGTCGGCTGCGACGCCGGGTGGACCGCCTGAACGCTGCTCGGCCTGTGGAAGCGGCACAGGATCACGTACCCATCTACGTCGAAAAAATCCTCGCCGAGGGCGAACGCCTGCACGACGACTGGGGCGTGGATGGCACCACTGGCTACGAATTCATGAATCAGATTTCGCTGCTGCAGCACGATCCCGCCGGCAAGGCCGTGCTCTGCGGGCTATGGAGCGAAACCGCCGAACGCCCTGCGGATTTCATGGAGGAAGTGCGGCAGGCGCGGCAGTTGGTGCTAACCGGGCCATTGGCCGGCGACTTCGAGGCCGTCGCCCAGGCACTGCTGCAAGTAGCGCGCTACGACGTGATGACGCGGGACATCACGCTTGGCGCGATCCGCCGCGCGCTGCTGGAGCTGATCGTGCACTTCCCGGTGTACCGAACCTATGTCGGTGCCCGTGGCCGGCGCGAGGCTGACGAGCCGTTCTTCCAGCAGGCGCTGGCCGGCGCACGCACAACGCTTGGCGAGGCGGACTGGCCTTTGCTGGATCTGCTTGATCGCTGGCTCGGCGGCGAAAGCCTGCGCGCATTGCCGCCAGGCCCGGCCCGGCGAATCCGTCGCTATGCCTGCACGCGCTTTCAGCAGCTCACCTCGCCTGCGGCTGCCAAGGCCGTGGAAGACACCGCCTGCTATCGCTCCGGTGCATTGCTGTCACGCAACGACGTGGGGTTCGATCCGCAGACCTTCAGCGCACCGGTGCAGGCTTTTCACGCTGCTTGTCTGGAGCGTGCCGAACACTTTCCGCGCAACCTGCTGACCACCGCGACCCACGACCATAAGCGCGGCGAAGACACCCGCGCTCGTATGACGGTGATCAGCGAACGCGCCGAATGGTTCGCCGCCAAGGTGCGCCACTGGCGACAACTCGCTTACGGCCAGCGTCAAGAGTTGGCCGACGGGCCGGCGCCTTCGGCGGGCGACGAGATGCTGCTGTTCCAGATACTGCTTGGCTGCTGGCCGCTGGACCTGAACGCCGATGACAAGCCAGCCATGGAGGCGTTTTGCGAGCGGATCATCAAGTGGCAGGAAAAGGCCGTGCGCGAAGCCAAGTTGCGCAGCACCTGGACCGATCCCAACAGCGATTACGAAAGCGCCTGCCAGCACTATCTACGGGCTCTGCTGCTCGGCGAGGAATGCAGGACGCTACGCAACGAGATTGCCGAGGCAGCCCTCGAACTGGCCCCGGCCGGGGCCTTGAATAGCTTGACTCAAGCGCTGCTGCGCATGACCACGCCCGGCGTGCCGGATTTGTATCAAGGTGCCGATTACTGGGATTTCAGTCTGGTCGATCCGGACAACCGTCGCCCCGTCGATTTCGACCGTCGTCGCGCCACCTTCGACCTGCAGGCGCAACCGGCCGAGTTGCTAGCGAGTTGGCAGGACGGTCGCATCAAACAATGGCTGATCGGTCGGACCCTTGGATTGCGGCGTTCACAGCCACGGCTGTTCAACGAGGGACGCCACCTGCCGTTGCACGTCGAGGGCGAGCACGCCGATCAGTTGATCGCCTTCGCCCGTGAGCTCGACGGCAACTGGCTCATCGTGGTGGCGGCGCGACTGGCCAGCAGTCTGCTCGCTGACAGTCAGACACCACAGATTCCTGCGGAGCGCTGGGGCGATACGCGGGTGCGATTGCCCGATGCGCTGAGCGGTCATGCCCTGGAGCGACTTTTTGACGGAAAGACAGTCACACCCAAACAAGCGGCTCTGAGTGCGACAGAGGTTTTGCAGCAACTGCCGGTGGCGGTTTTACAGGTAACGATCAGTTCAACAGGAGAATCAGAACGATGA
- a CDS encoding DUF2934 domain-containing protein — protein sequence MNKNEQRIRELAYDIWVSEGRPHGEDERHWEMARKLAEAEAKPGDKPASRARKTATKPTDATPAPKSSKATKTAKDAEDAKDVKPAKAASAAKGTARPKAKAGTDAAEGTPEGVKKNRAPRAKKET from the coding sequence ATGAACAAGAACGAGCAGCGCATCCGCGAACTCGCGTACGACATATGGGTATCGGAGGGCCGCCCGCACGGCGAGGACGAACGTCATTGGGAAATGGCCCGCAAGCTCGCCGAGGCAGAGGCCAAGCCGGGTGATAAACCCGCAAGCCGCGCCCGCAAGACCGCCACCAAACCGACCGATGCGACTCCCGCTCCTAAATCCTCGAAAGCGACGAAAACCGCGAAAGATGCCGAGGACGCGAAAGATGTCAAACCTGCCAAGGCTGCGTCCGCCGCCAAAGGCACTGCACGCCCGAAGGCCAAGGCCGGCACCGATGCCGCCGAAGGCACCCCGGAGGGCGTAAAGAAGAACCGCGCCCCTCGCGCCAAGAAAGAAACCTGA
- the glgX gene encoding glycogen debranching protein GlgX, translated as MSRKKPAAPQILTSSRIREGLPFPLGATWDGLGVNFAIFSANATKVELCLFDADGETELERIELPEYTDEIWHGYLPDAHPGQIYGYRVHGPYEPESGHRFNPNKLLIDPYAKQLVGELKWSEALFGYTIGHPDADLSFDERDSAPFVPKCKIIDPAFTWGHDRPVQVPWDRTIIYETHVRGFTMRHPSVAEDMRGTFGGFKTPEVIDYLSKLGVSSIEFLPIHAFVQDQHLLEKGMSNYWGYNSIAFFAPHPKYLASGKISEFKEMVAHLHNADLEVILDVVYNHTAEGNELGPTLSMRGIDNVSYYRLMPDEKRYYINDSGTGNTLDMSHPCVVQMVTDSLRYWAEEMHVDGFRFDLATILGREHDGYDERHGFLVACRQDPVLAKTKLIAEPWDCGPGGYQVGGFPPGWAEWNDQYRDTVRAFWRGDDGQLADFASRLTGSGDLFNQRGRRPFSSVNFVTAHDGFTLKDLVSYNHKHNEDNDEDNRDGSDNNISWNHGVEGPTDDAEINELRFRQMRNFFATLLFSQGTPMIVAGDEFARTQHGNNNAYCQDSEIGWVNWDIPEDSRTLQAFVRKLIRLRQRYPMLRRGRFLVGAYNEELGVKDVTWLAPHAEEMTVEHWEDGNNRCMGMLLDGRAQATGIRKAGSDATLLLIVNSHHDIVNFTLPEVPQGIYWNRLIDTNNPVARAERFEFSDEYGLTGRSLLLFELIKEEE; from the coding sequence ATGAGTAGAAAAAAGCCTGCGGCGCCTCAGATTCTGACCTCTTCGCGTATTCGCGAAGGCCTCCCCTTCCCGCTTGGCGCCACCTGGGACGGGCTTGGGGTCAACTTCGCGATCTTTTCCGCGAACGCCACCAAGGTTGAGCTGTGCCTGTTCGATGCCGATGGCGAAACCGAACTCGAGCGCATCGAACTGCCCGAATATACCGACGAGATCTGGCATGGCTACCTGCCAGACGCCCATCCGGGGCAGATCTATGGCTATCGCGTGCACGGCCCGTACGAGCCCGAATCTGGTCACCGTTTCAATCCCAACAAATTGCTGATCGACCCGTATGCCAAGCAATTGGTGGGCGAGCTGAAATGGTCCGAGGCGCTGTTCGGGTACACCATCGGCCATCCCGACGCCGACCTCAGCTTTGACGAGCGAGACAGCGCGCCCTTCGTCCCAAAATGCAAGATCATCGATCCGGCGTTCACCTGGGGCCACGACCGCCCGGTACAGGTCCCCTGGGATCGCACCATCATTTATGAAACCCACGTGCGTGGCTTCACCATGCGGCATCCGTCGGTAGCCGAAGACATGCGCGGCACTTTTGGCGGCTTCAAGACGCCAGAAGTGATCGACTACCTGAGCAAACTCGGCGTGTCGTCTATCGAGTTTCTGCCCATTCATGCCTTCGTCCAGGACCAGCATCTGCTGGAGAAAGGCATGAGCAACTACTGGGGCTACAACAGCATCGCCTTCTTCGCGCCGCATCCGAAATACCTGGCCAGCGGCAAGATCAGCGAGTTCAAGGAAATGGTCGCGCACCTGCACAATGCCGACCTCGAGGTCATTCTCGATGTGGTCTACAACCACACCGCCGAAGGCAACGAGCTGGGCCCGACCCTGTCCATGCGCGGCATCGATAACGTCTCCTACTACCGGTTGATGCCGGACGAAAAGCGCTACTACATCAACGACTCCGGCACTGGCAACACGCTGGACATGAGCCATCCCTGCGTGGTGCAGATGGTCACCGACTCCCTGCGCTACTGGGCTGAAGAAATGCACGTCGATGGCTTCCGCTTCGATCTGGCGACCATTCTGGGTCGTGAGCACGATGGTTATGACGAACGCCATGGCTTCCTCGTCGCCTGTCGTCAGGACCCGGTACTGGCCAAGACCAAGCTCATCGCCGAGCCTTGGGACTGCGGGCCTGGCGGCTATCAGGTCGGTGGTTTCCCACCCGGATGGGCCGAGTGGAACGATCAATATCGCGACACCGTGCGAGCGTTCTGGAGAGGTGACGACGGCCAGCTGGCCGATTTCGCCAGCCGTCTTACCGGCTCGGGTGATCTGTTCAACCAGCGCGGCCGCCGGCCGTTCAGTTCGGTCAATTTCGTGACGGCACACGACGGTTTCACGCTCAAGGACTTGGTGTCTTACAACCACAAGCACAACGAGGACAACGACGAAGACAACCGCGACGGCAGCGATAACAACATTTCCTGGAATCACGGCGTCGAAGGCCCGACCGATGATGCGGAAATCAACGAACTGCGCTTCCGTCAGATGCGTAACTTCTTCGCCACGCTGCTGTTCTCGCAAGGCACGCCGATGATCGTTGCCGGCGATGAGTTTGCGCGGACCCAGCACGGCAACAACAACGCCTACTGCCAGGACAGTGAAATCGGTTGGGTGAATTGGGATATCCCCGAAGATAGCCGGACCTTGCAGGCCTTCGTTCGCAAACTGATTCGCCTGCGCCAGCGCTACCCGATGCTGCGTCGTGGACGTTTCCTGGTCGGCGCCTACAACGAGGAACTGGGCGTCAAGGACGTCACCTGGCTCGCGCCGCATGCTGAAGAGATGACCGTCGAGCACTGGGAAGACGGCAACAACCGCTGCATGGGCATGCTGCTCGATGGCCGCGCGCAGGCGACCGGCATTCGCAAGGCCGGTTCGGACGCAACCTTGCTGCTGATCGTCAACTCACATCACGACATCGTGAATTTCACCCTACCGGAAGTACCGCAAGGCATTTACTGGAACCGCTTGATCGACACCAACAACCCCGTCGCACGCGCCGAGCGTTTCGAATTCAGTGATGAATACGGACTGACCGGCCGCTCGCTGCTGCTGTTCGAGTTGATCAAGGAAGAGGAATAA
- a CDS encoding M23 family metallopeptidase: protein MASTRLIVSLALLIFISISALPVLAGGAITNATLPAGKAGTVRLFVNRVGSGKAMDVRNDTDVPVEVVLRLTRMVNVAGVGKGVVRKTVPARTRMRIATLRKRQSGYPLMYQQSFSYSLIYSPEPGKKGSVGGYAYALPWKGGPFRISQGAGGDFSHNSPKGRFAVDIAMPVGTPIVAARAGTVVKIRNDQHGRRPDPAGNYVRILHDDGTHSAYLHLKRGSVQVKSGQQVKIGSLLGQSGNTGRSTGPHLHFVVQKKIEDSLISVPFRFTQPVESLPNFALSER, encoded by the coding sequence ATGGCTTCGACTCGGCTGATCGTTTCACTTGCTCTGCTGATCTTCATTTCCATCAGCGCCCTGCCCGTTCTGGCCGGTGGTGCCATCACCAATGCGACGCTCCCGGCGGGCAAAGCCGGTACCGTCCGGCTGTTCGTGAACCGCGTCGGCTCCGGCAAGGCGATGGACGTGCGCAACGATACGGACGTGCCGGTCGAGGTGGTGCTGCGCCTGACGCGAATGGTCAATGTCGCGGGCGTTGGCAAGGGTGTGGTGCGCAAGACGGTTCCCGCTCGCACCCGCATGCGCATCGCCACCTTGCGCAAGCGCCAGTCGGGTTATCCGTTGATGTATCAGCAGTCGTTCAGCTATTCGCTGATCTACTCGCCGGAGCCGGGCAAGAAAGGTTCGGTGGGCGGCTACGCCTATGCGCTGCCCTGGAAAGGCGGTCCGTTCCGTATATCACAGGGGGCCGGTGGCGATTTCAGCCACAACTCGCCCAAAGGCCGCTTTGCCGTGGATATCGCCATGCCGGTAGGTACGCCGATCGTTGCAGCACGTGCGGGTACGGTGGTGAAGATACGCAATGACCAGCACGGACGTCGGCCGGACCCGGCGGGGAACTATGTGCGAATTCTCCACGATGACGGTACGCACAGTGCGTACCTGCATTTGAAGCGTGGTTCGGTGCAGGTGAAATCGGGTCAGCAGGTGAAGATCGGTAGCCTGTTGGGACAATCCGGCAACACCGGACGCAGCACGGGGCCGCATTTGCATTTCGTGGTGCAGAAAAAAATCGAGGACAGCCTGATATCTGTCCCCTTCCGTTTTACCCAGCCAGTGGAGTCGCTGCCCAACTTCGCCCTCAGCGAGCGTTGA
- a CDS encoding cytochrome b: MIHDSRERYGKVSKWFHWLMGGLIIWQLLKLGDRISEGEHWIGQTLVPWHVSIGSLLLVLIVLRIFWASSQLKQRPLHDPATAFVVKAGHFALYLGMLLMPITGVLTMLGNGYGLKVFGVQLVAKGPEIAWAASIGSLHSPLAWIVVLLVVGHIGMALLHHFVKRDDIMRRML, translated from the coding sequence ATGATTCACGACTCGAGAGAGCGTTACGGAAAGGTCAGTAAATGGTTTCACTGGCTGATGGGCGGGCTGATCATCTGGCAGCTGCTCAAGCTCGGCGACCGCATCAGCGAAGGCGAGCATTGGATTGGCCAGACGCTCGTACCCTGGCATGTCTCCATCGGCTCGCTGCTCCTGGTGCTGATCGTTCTGCGCATTTTCTGGGCATCAAGCCAGCTCAAGCAGCGGCCGCTGCATGATCCGGCGACGGCGTTCGTGGTCAAGGCGGGGCATTTCGCGTTGTACCTCGGCATGCTGTTGATGCCGATTACCGGCGTGCTGACCATGCTGGGTAACGGTTATGGACTGAAAGTGTTCGGCGTGCAGTTGGTCGCCAAAGGCCCGGAAATCGCTTGGGCAGCGAGCATCGGCAGCCTCCACTCACCGCTGGCCTGGATAGTGGTGCTGCTGGTGGTCGGGCATATCGGCATGGCGTTGCTCCACCATTTCGTCAAGCGCGACGACATCATGCGGCGGATGCTGTAA
- a CDS encoding DUF2218 domain-containing protein has protein sequence MKALPETATATVATEKPSRLINRLCKHWGHKFPVQHDEQQGEIELPIGNCRLQVAEGGLQVVVEAEDSEQLQKLQQVVADHLERMATGEALSFTWQ, from the coding sequence TTGAAAGCATTACCTGAAACGGCGACCGCCACGGTCGCGACCGAGAAGCCATCTCGACTGATCAACCGGCTCTGCAAGCACTGGGGCCACAAGTTTCCCGTACAGCACGATGAGCAGCAGGGGGAGATCGAGCTGCCTATCGGCAATTGCCGGCTACAGGTCGCAGAAGGCGGGCTGCAGGTCGTGGTCGAAGCCGAAGACTCAGAGCAGCTGCAGAAGCTGCAACAGGTGGTTGCTGATCATCTGGAACGCATGGCGACCGGCGAAGCTCTGAGCTTTACCTGGCAGTGA